A window of the Cryptosporidium parvum Iowa II chromosome 7, whole genome shotgun sequence genome harbors these coding sequences:
- a CDS encoding Translation initiation factor 2, alpha subunit(eIF2-alpha); S1-like RNA binding domain, giving the protein PFILLALLSTRILNTWSDLKMETKQQDVVDCRFYENKFPEPEEFVMARVKRITEVGAFVSLLEYNDIEGMILMSELSKRRIRSVNKLTRVGRLEVVVVLRVDKNKGYIDLSKRRVNPEDVERCEEKYSKMKKVYQTVRHIAQKEGISVEELSEKLIWPLHRKYGHALDALKEAAVNPEAVLGEFDLPASVKEALIQDIKFRLSPQQLKLRARIHVCCCGYDGIDAVRHAIIAGQETVTKDDVEIQVKFIAPPQYLVTAVSYGKAAGVEAIEKAMETIKNVITQYKGGDFKRQGEIEVVGGDDEKNDLNSASESENESDYSDSEDEEEDETMGRVEDMDIPFDENDNVEDDDEEGK; this is encoded by the coding sequence ccttttattttattggCATTATTATCAACAAGAATCCTTAATACTTGGAGTGATTTGAAAATGGAGACAAAGCAGCAAGATGTGGTGGATTGTAGATTCTACGAAAATAAGTTTCCCGAACCTGAAGAATTTGTTATGGCTAGGGTTAAAAGAATAACAGAGGTTGGAGCTTTTGTTAGTCTTTTGGAATATAATGATATTGAGGGTATGATTTTGATGTCAGAGCTATCTAAAAGACGTATTCGTAGTGTTAATAAGTTGACCAGAGTTGGAAGACTTGAAGTTGTTGTTGTACTTAGGGTAGACAAGAATAAAGGCTATATTGATCTATCAAAAAGAAGAGTAAATCCCGAAGATGTTGAGAGATGTGAGGAGAAATATTCTAAAATGAAGAAAGTTTATCAGACTGTTCGCCATATTGCTCAAAAGGAGGGTATTTCAGTTGAAGAACTTAGTGAGAAATTGATTTGGCCTTTACATAGAAAGTATGGTCATGCATTGGATGCTCTCAAGGAGGCAGCTGTTAATCCTGAAGCAGTACTCGGAGAATTTGACTTGCCAGCAAGTGTTAAAGAAGCTCTCATTCAAGATATTAAGTTTAGATTATCTCCACAACAGTTAAAGTTAAGAGCAAGAATCCATGTTTGCTGCTGTGGCTATGATGGTATCGATGCTGTTCGTCATGCAATCATTGCAGGACAAGAAACTGTTACCAAGGACGATGTTGAAATCCAAGTCAAATTCATTGCTCCACCTCAATATTTGGTTACTGCAGTTTCATATGGAAAGGCTGCAGGAGTTGAAGCAATTGAAAAAGCGATGGAAACTATTAAGAATGTTATAACTCAATATAAAGGAGGAGATTTTAAGAGACAAGGTGAAATTGAAGTTGTTGGAGGCGATGATGAGAAAAATGATCTCAATAGTGCATCTGAATCTGAAAATGAGTCTGATTACTCTGATTCTGAAGATGAAGAGGAAGATGAAACAATGGGTCGTGTTGAAGATATGGACATTCCATTCGATGAAAATGACAATGTTGaggatgatgatgaagaaggCAAATAG
- a CDS encoding methyltransfer with N-terminal ankyrin repeats gives AEEYTYCSEVVDIRMEGLTVKEISDEMTECARYGELDDMKYILDNYKIDIDYQDDNGNTALHKSSANGHLDVVCELLNRGASINKQNNNGNSPLHWATTNKKKEVIIKLLSDRRKVEEGGADVLLKNSLNKSVLTEVFNMNDEDILKLALEHPSADKLEQEHSGSVKFDEDHGELNSDSNVTISQEVIHNLTFTSDDVDKLGARPIIKCRELALMGVKEVFDQNPQNDTTGVHLWSSSIVASYWIANLVRNENIFAGKRVIELGCGCGLMSLAAAIYSRYFFDSQPAKLFLTDVSRLSLENAGINIKLNSSLLGSHQNFIQAKYLNWFDQESFRSLDPENPEIMGSFDIILGSDLVYNSDMEIQLSQVISGLLAIQGTFYYVHRHDRLCASKFKQALESTGLACQEIQSPEDYTRNPLYGQSQQLADSLFNELSSQSEFYLLIARRQ, from the coding sequence gCAGAAGAGTACACATATTGCTCAGAAGTAGTAGATATAAGAATGGAAGGTCTAACAGTTAAGGAAATTAGTGACGAGATGACTGAGTGTGCAAGATACGGGGAGTTGGATGATATGAAATATATACTAGATAATTATAAGATTGATATAGATTATCAGGATGATAATGGAAATACTGCCTTACATAAATCAAGCGCAAATGGGCATCTAGATGTAGTATGCGAACTTTTGAATAGAGGAGCATCGATTAATAagcaaaataataatgggaATTCACCATTACATTGGGCTACGACAaataagaagaaagaaGTTATAATCAAGTTATTGAGTGACAGGAGAAAAGTAGAAGAAGGAGGAGCAGatgttttattaaaaaattctttgaataaGAGTGTGCTTACTGAGGTATTTAATATGAATGACGaggatattttaaaattagcTTTAGAACACCCTTCTGCAGATAAGTTAGAACAAGAACATTCAGGATCCGTCAAATTTGATGAAGATCATGGCGAATTAAATAGCGATTCCAACGTAACGATTTCTCAAGAAGTTATTCATAACCTTACTTTTACTAGCGATGATGTTGATAAACTTGGAGCGAGACCTATAATAAAATGCAGGGAGTTAGCTTTAATGGGAGTTAAGGAAGTGTTTGATCAGAATCCTCAAAATGATACTACAGGAGTACACTTATGGTCTAGTTCAATTGTAGCTTCCTATTGGATAGCTAATTTGGTcagaaatgaaaatatatttgcaGGAAAACGCGTCATTGAATTAGGTTGTGGTTGTGGTTTAATGAGTTTGGCAGCTGCCATTTACTCCAGATACTTTTTTGATAGTCAACCAGCCAAGCTTTTTCTAACAGATGTTTCAAGACTATCATTGGAAAATGCTGGTATTAACATTAAATTAAACTCCTCACTTCTTGGCAGTcatcaaaattttattcaagCAAAGTACTTAAATTGGTTTGATCAAGAAAGCTTTAGAAGCTTAGACCCTGAAAATCCGGAAATTATGGGAtcttttgatattattcTTGGCTCAGATCTTGTATACAATTCTGATATGGAGATTCAACTATCCCAAGTTATATCAGGGCTTCTAGCTATTCAAGGAACATTTTATTATGTGCATAGGCATGATCGATTATGTGCTTCAAAGTTTAAGCAAGCTCTTGAAAGCACAGGACTTGCTTGCCAAGAAATTCAATCCCCTGAAGATTACACTAGAAATCCTTTATATGGCCAAAGCCAACAGCTTGCtgattcattatttaacGAACTTTCTTCACAATCTGAGTTTTATCTCTTAATTGCCAGAAGACAATAG